The genome window TCCGACCCGTAACGTCCGATATGGGCCATCGCCTCATCGAGACCGTCCACGATCCGGACCGACAGGATGGCATCCAGATATTCCGTCGACCAGTCTTCCTCGCCGGCGGGTGCCATCCCCTCCACGAGGGCGGCCGCCTCCTCGTCACCACGAAGCGCGCAGCCTGCATCGACAAGGGCGGCCGCGACCCTGGGCAACAGGTCCGCCGCAATGGCGCGATCCACCAGGAGGGTTTCGGTGGCGCCGCAGATGCCCGTCCGGCGCATCTTGCCGTTGACCGCAATGGCAACCGCCTTTTCCGGGTCGGCCTTCGCATGAAGATAGAGATGAACAAGCCCTTCCAGATGGGCGAAGACCGGAACGCGCGCATCGCTCAGCACGCGTTCAATCAGGTTGCGACCGCCGCGCGGTACGATCACGTCGATCAGTCCCGCGGCCCCCAGCATGGCACCGACAAAGCTACGGTCGCGCGTCCGGGCAATCTGCACCGAATCCTCGGGCAGCCCCGCCTCCGCCAGCCCCTGCCGCAGGCAGTCGGCAATCAGACCCGATGAATGAAGACTCTCGGAGCCACCCCGCAGGATCGCCGCATTCCCCGCCTTGACGCAGAGGGCACCGGCGTCGGCGGTTACATTCGGGCGGCTTTCATAGATCACTCCGATCACACCCAGCGGCGTGCGGACCCGTTCGATCTTCAGCCCGTTCGGGCGGTCCCAGGCATCGATCACCTTGCCGACCGGGTCCGGGAGATCCGCGACGGCATCCAGCCCCGACGCCATCGCCTCGATCCTGTCGGGGGTCAGCAACAGCCGGTCCAGCATGGCGGTGCTCAGCCCCTTGTCGCGGCCGAATGCCATATCCCTGGTGTTTGCCGCCTCGATCTCGGACGCCCGCGCCCGAACGGCCGCCGCGGCCCGGCGCAGCCCCTCGGCCCGCTGGTCCGGCGTGGCAAGCCCAAGCGACCGGCACGCATTCCGCGCCCTTCCCGCCATGGCCTCCAGATCCGCCTTCGCGTCTTCCGCTGCCGCCGTCACACCGTCCATGATCTCAACTCCCTCGGCAAATCGGCGCCCAGCCTAGGCCCGTGCCTCATTTCTCTGCAACCGCAAACTCGGCGGGATCGATCGACATGTCGTCCCGATGAATCAACTCCGATCGCCCGTCATAGCCCAAAATCTCGCCGATCTCTGCGGATCGCTTGCCGATAATCCGGATTGCGTCCTCGGAGGAATAGGCGCTGAGACCCTTGCCGACGATCCGTCCGTCCGGCCCCTTGATCTGCAGCGCGTCGCCTCGCTCGAACGCGCCCGACACCGACCGGACCCCGGCTGGCAGCAGACTCTTGCCCCGCCCCAGCGCCGCCAGGGCGCCGGCGTCCACGGTGACTTCTCCCACGGGTTTAAGGGTGCCGGATATCCAGCGCTTGCGGGCGGTCACCGGCTGGTCGGACGGCACGAACCAGCTTGCCTTCGCCCCCTGTGCCAGCATGCTCAGCGCATGCGGCTCCCGTCCCAGCGCAATCGCCATGCGGCAGCCACCGGCCAGCGCAATCTTCGCGGCATCCAGCTTGGTGATCATCCCGCCGGTGGATACGCCCGGCACCGCGTCGCCCGCCATGGCTTCGATTTCCGGCGTTACCGCGCGAATCTCCGGGATGTGGCGGGCATCGGGATTCTTGCGCGGGTCGGCGGTATAGACGCCGTCGATATCCGACAGCAGAACCAGCAAATCCGCGCTTGCCATCGTCGCCACCCGGGCCGCCAGCCGGTCATTGTCGCCATAGCGGATTTCGCTGGTGGCAACCGTATCGTTCTCATTGATGACGGGCACGGCGCCGAGCTTGAGGAGCTGCAGAACGGTCGCGCGGGCGTTCAGGTGGCGGCGACGTTCCTCGGTATCCGACGGGGTCAGCAGGATCTGCGCGACGGTGATATCGTGCTGCGCCAAGGCCGTCTGATAGGCATGGGCCAGCCGAATCTGTCCGGTCGCGGCGGAAGCCTGCTTTTCCTCAAGTTTCAACGTGCCGTCGCCCAGCCCCAGAATGCGGCGTCCGACCGCAATCGAACCGGAGGAGACGATCAACACTTCCTGCCCCGCAGCCCGGAAGGCCGCGATGTCCTCCGCCAGGGCATCCAGCCAGGCCTGGCGGATCGTCCCGTCCGGATTGACCAGAAGGGCGGAACCGATCTTCACAACAATGCGGTTGGCGTCGGTCAGGCGCATGGACGCTGTCCCTTCCCTTACAGCGGCGACCAGGGCTTGGGTTCCTCGTCGACCGGGGGCTCCTTCTTCTCGGCCTCCGCCGCGCGGCGCTCCGCCTCGGCCTTCCGGAACGGTTCGATCACCCGCCACAGGGCGCGCAAGGCATCCACGACACCGGTACCCGCCGCGCCGGAAATGCCGAGGATCGGGGCATCGGTTTCCTGGCGCAGGGCGGCGATCTGTTCGGTCAGCAGTTCCGGGATCGACGCATCGGACTTGTTGATCGCCACGATCTCCGGCTTCTCATCCAGCCCGTTGCCATAGGCCGACAGTTCATGGCGGATCGTACGATAGGATTCGACGACATTGTCCTCGACCCCATCGATGAGATGCAGCAGCACCCGACAGCGCTCGATATGTCCCAGGAAGCGATCGCCGAGGCCGGAGCCTTCATGCGCGCCTTCGATCAATCCGGGAATGTCCGCCATGACGAATTCATACGAATCCACGCCGACCACACCCAGTTGCGGATGCAGGGTCGTGAAGGGATAGTCGCCGATCTTGGGTCGGGCGCGGCTGACCGCGTTCAGAAAGGTCGACTTGCCGGCATTGGGCAGGCCCACCAGTCCGGCATCGGCGATCAGTTTGAGGCGCAGCCAGACCCAGCGATCCTCACCCGGTTCCCCCGGATCGGCACGGCGCGGCGCCTGATTGGTGGAGGATTTGAACGTGGCATTGCCGCGTCCCCCCATGCCGCCACGCGCCAGGATCGCCGTCTGCCCGACTTCGGTCAGGTCGGCCAGAACCGTTTCCTTGTCCTCGGCCAGGATTTGGGTCCCGACCGGCAGTTTCAGGGTGATCGGCGGCGCGCTCTTGCCGGTCCGGTTCGCCCCCATGCCATGGGTTCCGGTCTTGGCCTTGAAGTGCTGCTGATAGCGATAGTCGATCAGCGTGTTCAGCCCGTCCACGGCCTCGGCCACGACATCGCCGCCCCGTCCGCCATCGCCGCCATCCGGCCCGCCGAATTCGACATATTTCTCGCGCCGGAAGGATACGCATCCCCCGCCGCCGTCGCCGGAGCGGACATAGACCTTGGCTTCATCCAGGAACTTCATGGCTTTAATCCATTCTTGCTACGGCACCGGCCCTCTCCCCCACCCGGCCACCCACATTGTAAGCTGCCGTTGGGTGGCCGGGTGGGGGAGAGGGCTGGCGCCGCGATACCATGCAGAAAATACGAAAAGGGGAACGGCCCGGCCGTTCCCCTTCTCATCACCCGATCGACGCGCTGTCGGGTCCGGGACCGGCCTTACTCGGCGGCCTCCGGCAGCGGTCGCACCGAAACGTAGGTGCGTTCGCGCGTCTTCTTGAACTCGACGTTACCGTTCACCAGCGCGAACAGCGTGTAGTCACGACCGACGCCGACATTGTCCCCGGCATGCCATTTGGTGCCGCGCTGACGGACCAGAATGTTGCCGGCCAGGACGTTTTCGCCGCCGAACTTTTTGACACCGAGGCGTTTGCCGATGGTATCGCGGCCGTTCCGGGAACTACCGCCTGCTTTCTTATGAGCCATGGTTCAAGCTCCTTCTGGCTAGCCCGCGCCTTACTCGGCGTCGGATTTCTTGGCCGCGGCCTTCTTGGCGGCGGTCTTCTTCGCGGTTTTCTTGGCAGCGGCCTTCTTCGGCGCGGCCTTCTTGGCTTCCTTTGCCTCTGCGGCGGCCGGGGCGGCTTCGGTCTTCGCCTTGGCCGGGGCCTTGGCTTTCTTCTTCGAGCCGTCCAGCGAGATGTCCACCACCTTCAGAACGGTCACCTGCTGACGGTGGCCCTTCTTGCGGCGGTAATTCTGGCGCCGCTTCTTCTTGTAGATGATGATCTTCTTGTTGCGGGTCTGCTCGACCACTTCAGCTTCGACAGCCGCGCCTTCCAGCAGCGGGGTGCCGGTCTTCGCGCCGTTCTCGTCGGAGACCATCAGGACTTCGTCCAGGATCACCGTCTCACCGGCTTCGGCGTCGAGCTTCTCGACACGGATCACATCGTCTTTGGCGACACGGTATTGCTTGCCGCCCGTCTTCACTACCGCGAACATGGGTCTCTTCCTTTATCTTCGCTTCACGCGTCCTGTGGTGCCGTCCCGGGGCCGCGCTGTTACGGCCGGGCGGACGGGCTTTCCTTCATGCGGCGGCCGGGAACCCTGATCCCCGCCGAACCTCGGACAGCGCAGTCACGCAAAATGTCCCACGACCCGTTTCCTGATGAAGCCGGGCTGCGAGACGCGCGGAATATACGGATCACCCCTCGCAAGTCAACGGCAAACTGGGATTTTTCACATCGCCCCCCGCCTGTCGCAAATCCGCCATGATTGGGACTTGGCAGCCCGCGGCCCATCGTGTAGACAGGCGCGCGTTTCGACCGGGGTATCCCCATGCCCTATCGCGGAGAGGTGCCGGAGTGGTCGAACGGGCCTGACTCGAAATCAGGTGTGCCTTCACGGGTACCGTGGGTTCGAATCCCACCCTCTCCGCCACTGCTTTTCCGGGCAGCCCTGGAAAGCCCACCCTGAAGCCAATGAAATCTATCCAACGGCGACCGTCATGATGTCGACGACCGCCGCAAGCCGATGGCGCGTTCGTGTCGGAATCACGCGGGTCAGGGTTGACGTTTTTCATTTAACCCCTATTTGTTCTCACTCACATTGCCAACTCAGCCCCGGGAGCGCTCAGTTCTCGGGATAACTGCGCGATATGTGGTCAGCCCGGTGCCTTACCGTTCCATGCCGGGTGGTTGATACGGAACGGGCGCGTGCCCGCAGGGCCGGAGGCTGAAGGATCGGCGCTCCGACAACCCGCGGCGGACAACACCCCCGAACAATCAGGACGGATTTCACGGGATCCCGCAGAGGCGGGTTCCCAACCGACACGATTTGTCTCGGCCCCGGCTTCCCTCGCTGTCCGGAGATCCGGGACAGGGGAAAGGAGCACGCATAATGAACACGGCACGTCTTCGTCTTCGCGGCAAGGTCAGCCGTCGGCACGGCGTCACGCCGGACGACACCCGCGGCGTCAAACTGGCGCTGCGCGATGTCGGATACTACCAGGAACCTGCCTTCGGGATTACGCCCTATCCCGATGAGCCCCTGTTTGAAGGCATTGCGAATTTCCAGAAGGACTTCGACCTTCAAAAAGACAGCCTGATGGCACCGGGCGGTGAAACCGAGCGCAAACTGAATGAGATCATTGATCTCCGGGAGCGTTCCACGCACACCGGTTCGTCATCCGGACCGTCCAGCCCGGCCCTGCCAACGGTCGGCTCACCCCCCGGCGCGAAGGACGGTGCCTCCCCGTCAAATCCATCCGGAGAGAACCGGCAACAGCATGCGGCGCTGCCGGCGGTCGTCCCTGTCATCGTCTACCACGTTGCCGTTTTCTTCGGGATGACGATCTCCGCCGCCTATGCCTGGTGGATATCCCTGTCACCGGAAGAAAAGGAAACCATAGAAGAACATATAAAGAACTATTCGAGGGACGATGGATCCCAGAGCCCCAGTGACGCCCAGTGCGACGAACTGTACGAGATGGACGGCAACACCTGCCGACAGATCAAAAAGAGGCGGGGCGAGGCAGCTGCCAGAAGGTGCTGGGCGACAGCTGCGGATCGATATGCTGCATGCCTGAAGGGCAGATCGCTGGACGAGCTTCCGCCGCTGGATGTGTGGAACAATTAGACCCATGGTTTCGTCACGGCGATTGCGCGCAGAGAGGATGGGTCTCTAGCCGGTCAACCCGGCCCTGCACACCGGCTTCCGGGCCATGACAGCGGCAGGCCAGGGCGGCGCGGATCGCCTCCGCACCCTTCTGGCCTGCCCCGATGCGCATTCTAGGACGCGGTCTCCCGGCGCCCCTTTCCTGTGTAAGGCAGGAAGAAGAGATAAAGGCCGGACAACAGCATCAGGATCAGTGGGACGAGGGCTGTCAGACCGATCCAAAGCGGGGGCTCCCCCTGTGTCATCATGGCGAGGTTGGCGATCACCGCCAGGGTGAAGACGATCGACAGCCAGCGGTGGATCTGGCGCACCCATTTGTTCCAGGTCATTGGCGAATTCCTTCCATCTCGTGCGGCTCAGGTTGGCGGTTGCGCCTCAAGGCGCGTGAGGAGAGCTTCCATGGCGTCGAGGAACCGCGGCCAGCCCGCCCGGGCACCGTGATAGAACCGAGCCTGGCCCTTGTCCCGTCCGAAGCCGGTCTGTTCCATCAGCAAGCGGGTGCCGGTCTCCGTCGCGCTCAGATACCATGTCACCGTGCTGTCCAGTTCACCGGAGGCCCAGGTGTAGGACAGAATGGTCGGCGGCTCGATTTCGAGGACCCGGCAGTCGACGGCGCCCCAGTCGAACCGGGCCGAGAAACGATGTCCGACTTCCGGCAGGAAATCGTTCTGGACCAGCCATTCCGCGATTAGATGGGGCTGGGTCAGGGCCCGCCAGACCTTTTCCGGGGGATGGGCGAAATCACGCTCCACGACAACGGTGCGCATCTCCGTGTCTTTATCCGTCACTGGTCCATCCTGTTCAGCAGCGCGTCGAGCGCATCAAGGCGCTGGTCCCAGAAGCCGCGCATCTGTTCCGTCCAGTCCGTCAGCGGGGCCAGTGCCTCCAACTGCGCGCTGTAGTGGGTCCGGCGACCGGACGGACGGTCGCGCACCAACCCGGCCTGCTTCAGCATGCCGAGATGCTTGGACACAGCTGGTTGCGAAATGCCGGCCCTTTCCGTCAGGGCGGACACCGTCATTTCACCGTCCCGACAAAGATCTTCAAAGATCGCTCGTCTGGTCGGATCCGACAGTGCGCGGAAGAGCATGTCATGGGGCTGGGTCATCTGAATTCATAACTCAACAGTTATTTAACAGATCAATAACCAATCCGTTATGTTTCGTCAATTCCCGCAATGCCAGACCGTGCGAACTTGATCTTCGGTGCGGACTCACTTAAATACGCATCTAAGATATTTATTTAAGAGAGGCCCATGGAAGCGCAGCATAAAGAGCCGGTCCCGAATGCCGGGAGCCGGGCCGGGATCGACGAGGCCCTGATCGAACGCGTTGTCCGTGCCTTCTATGATCGCATTCGCGCGGACGCCCTGCTGGGCCCCGTCTTCGAAGACCGGATCACAGACTGGGAACCGCACCTTCAGCGCATGTTCGCCTTCTGGTCATCGGTCACGCTGATGAGCGGCCGGTACAGCGGGCAGCCCATGGCAAAGCATGCCTTCCTGCCCGTGGATGCCCGACATTTCGACCGCTGGCTCCAACTGTTCGGCGAAACGGTGCGGGAGCTGTGCCCGCCTGCGGCGGCGGAGATCTTCGAAGACCGTGCCGGTCGCATCGCCGCCAGTCTCGAACTGGGCATCTCCATGCAGTGCGGAAAGATGCTGCGAAAGGGAGAACGACTCCGCCGCCCCGACGACGAGGTGCATCTGCCCTCGGCACAGATACCGTGACCGGATAGCGCTATCGCGCGGTCGCCGGTTCGGCATAGACTTCGGGGATACTGATCAGTCGAGAGTCCCGATGCCGCCCCGCCCAGTTGCCAGCATTGCCAGCCTTCCCATCCTTCCCATCGGCGACTCCGGCGCCGACGGCGTCTCCCGGATCGTCGGTCTGGCGAATAACGAGAACGCCGAACGCCCGTCGCCAGCGGTGCTTGCCGCCATCGCCGAAGGCGGCCGCCATGCAAACCGCTACCCCGATGTTGGGCAAACCGCATTGCGCGAAGCCATCGCCCGCCGGTACGGCGGCCTGAATCCGGACCGGATCGTCTGCGGCGTCGGGTCCAGCGACCTGATCGCACTGTTGGCTCAATGTTATTGCGGGACGGGGGATGAAACCCTGATCGGCCGCCAGGGCTATCTCTACTTTGCCATCGCGACCAGGGCGGCGGGCGGAACCCCGGCCCTGGCCGGATCGGATGTCATCGGAAACCGGCCCGGCTTCGACCCGGATGCCATTCTGGCCGCGGTCACACCAAGGACACGGATCGTGTTTCTGGACAATCCCAGCAACCCGCTCGGCACCATCGTTGATCGCAACGAGCTGCACGCCTTTCGGGCCGCGCTGCGCGAAGACATTCTTCTGGTGCTCGATGCGGCCTATGCGGACTATGTCATCGATCCCGATTTCGACGCCGGCGATTCCCTCGTCGATCAGGGTGACAACACCGTTGTACTGAGAACTTTTTCCAAAATTTACGGATTGGCCGGCTTGCGCGTCGGCTGGGCCCATGCCTCCGCCGGGATTGCGCAGACATTGCGGCGTATCATCCGTCCCGGCAGCATCGCCAGCCCGTCGCTGGCAGCGGCGGTGACGGCCGTCGGGGAGGCGGAACTGATCGCGGCACGGCGGCAACGCAATGCGGATATCCGGGATCGGTTCGCCGCCGAGCTGTCGGCCCTGCCCGGGGTATCCGTTCTGCCAAGTCACACAAATTTCGTCTTCACGACCTTTCACGAGACGGCCCGGCATCCAGCCGCGGCGGTCTGCGACATGGCAAAAGCTGAGGGCGTCCTTTTACGTCCCATGGGGCCCTACGGTCAGCCGAACAGCCTGCGCATCACCATCGGCACGGCGGAGGACATGGAGATCGCAACGCAAGTGTTGCGCGGAATTCTTACCTAGAACGGGCGGCGTGGCTGCCGGCCAGGTTCCCCAGGGTCACTGCCGTCAGAAGGCCGTTTCCGGACAGGTATCCGTCGACAAAGGGCCCCGAGACACCGCAGGCCGCCCCGCCCCCGGCATAGAGATTGCCGATCGGACGATCCGTGCCGCGTCGAAGAACACGGCCATTTGCATCGACCCGCAAGCCACCCTGGGTATGAAACAGTGCCCCGGTAACCTTCACCGCATAGAAGGGTGCTTCCAGCGGCGCCTGCAGCCCCATGCGACGACCGAAGCGATCCGGTCCGGGCTGGGCGGTTTCAGCCACGGATCGGCGAAGAGCCTCCACCGGGACGCCGATCGTTTCCGCCAGTCCGGCAATGTCATCGGCCTCCCGCACCGCGCCTTGCGCCAGGGCTGCACGGTAATCGTCAAAATCGAGGCCGAGTTGATGACGGCGCGCATCGTAAATGTTCCACGCGACACCGCCAGGTTGCGCCAGCACGGAAACCGCCTGTTCGGAATAGCCGGCATGCTCGTTGGAAAACCGGTGCCCGGCAGCATTCACCTGTATCCCGCCCTCCATCATCAGGGCCCAAGTGATCAGGATGCCATGTGGGGTCGCAACCGATCCGTGCCCCTGATAGGCGGACATGTGCTTGGCTTCACCGCCCAGGGTCAGCCCCCAGGTGACGGCGTCGCCCTGATTGCCGGGATGGCCGAAATAGTCGGCGCTGGACATCTCCGGGATGTGCTCCGCGACCATGTCCGGATTTCCACCGAAGCCGTTGCAGGCAAGGATCAGGGCCTCGCAGCCGATATCCTCCGCCGTGCCGTCCGGTCGGACAATCCGCACGCCGGTCACATGGCCGTCATCGCGAGCATACAGATCCGTGACGGTCGCCCCGGTCATAATGTCGATCTGTCGGGCAGTGGCCGCCGCGTGCAGCATGCCGATCAGGCTGCGCCCCGTCCGGTCCGGCGGGGCATGCATGCGCATGACCGAATGGCCCGGATAGAGAAACCCTTCGACCAGTTGAAGGTCGATCTCCGGCATACCGTTCAGCCAGTCGACGGTCCTACCCGATGCTTCGGTGACCGCCTTCAGGATGACCGGATCGGAGCGTCCCTTCGACTTGCCCTGGATGTCGCCTGCAAACCCTTCGGCACTATCCGTTACGCCGCGCGCCTTCTGGCGCACCGTTCCAGCGGCCGGAATCATGCCGGAGGACAGAGCCGTCGATCCCGAAGGCACCGCGTCCCGCTCCAGCACCAGGACCTCGCCGCCCGCCTCCACCGCACGGAGCGCCGCGACCAGTCCGCAGGCACCGGCTCCGACAATGACGATCGGTACGGTCACCGCGGGGTTCGCATCGCTCGCCAGGCGAATCGTCACCGGCCTGCCCCGATCTCTGCCAGGGCCTCGGCACAGGTCATCTGACGTCCAACGCTGCGCAGGCCCGCCAGGTTGTCGGCGTGGACCTCCCGGGAAAAGGCAGC of Alphaproteobacteria bacterium contains these proteins:
- a CDS encoding glutamate-5-semialdehyde dehydrogenase, which gives rise to MDGVTAAAEDAKADLEAMAGRARNACRSLGLATPDQRAEGLRRAAAAVRARASEIEAANTRDMAFGRDKGLSTAMLDRLLLTPDRIEAMASGLDAVADLPDPVGKVIDAWDRPNGLKIERVRTPLGVIGVIYESRPNVTADAGALCVKAGNAAILRGGSESLHSSGLIADCLRQGLAEAGLPEDSVQIARTRDRSFVGAMLGAAGLIDVIVPRGGRNLIERVLSDARVPVFAHLEGLVHLYLHAKADPEKAVAIAVNGKMRRTGICGATETLLVDRAIAADLLPRVAAALVDAGCALRGDEEAAALVEGMAPAGEEDWSTEYLDAILSVRIVDGLDEAMAHIGRYGSDHTDCIVTEDAAAAERFLNEVDSAIVMHNASTQFADGGEFGMGAEIGISTGRMHARGPVGAEQLTSFKYRVRGTGQIRG
- the proB gene encoding glutamate 5-kinase; the encoded protein is MRLTDANRIVVKIGSALLVNPDGTIRQAWLDALAEDIAAFRAAGQEVLIVSSGSIAVGRRILGLGDGTLKLEEKQASAATGQIRLAHAYQTALAQHDITVAQILLTPSDTEERRRHLNARATVLQLLKLGAVPVINENDTVATSEIRYGDNDRLAARVATMASADLLVLLSDIDGVYTADPRKNPDARHIPEIRAVTPEIEAMAGDAVPGVSTGGMITKLDAAKIALAGGCRMAIALGREPHALSMLAQGAKASWFVPSDQPVTARKRWISGTLKPVGEVTVDAGALAALGRGKSLLPAGVRSVSGAFERGDALQIKGPDGRIVGKGLSAYSSEDAIRIIGKRSAEIGEILGYDGRSELIHRDDMSIDPAEFAVAEK
- the obgE gene encoding GTPase ObgE; the encoded protein is MKFLDEAKVYVRSGDGGGGCVSFRREKYVEFGGPDGGDGGRGGDVVAEAVDGLNTLIDYRYQQHFKAKTGTHGMGANRTGKSAPPITLKLPVGTQILAEDKETVLADLTEVGQTAILARGGMGGRGNATFKSSTNQAPRRADPGEPGEDRWVWLRLKLIADAGLVGLPNAGKSTFLNAVSRARPKIGDYPFTTLHPQLGVVGVDSYEFVMADIPGLIEGAHEGSGLGDRFLGHIERCRVLLHLIDGVEDNVVESYRTIRHELSAYGNGLDEKPEIVAINKSDASIPELLTEQIAALRQETDAPILGISGAAGTGVVDALRALWRVIEPFRKAEAERRAAEAEKKEPPVDEEPKPWSPL
- the rpmA gene encoding 50S ribosomal protein L27; the protein is MAHKKAGGSSRNGRDTIGKRLGVKKFGGENVLAGNILVRQRGTKWHAGDNVGVGRDYTLFALVNGNVEFKKTRERTYVSVRPLPEAAE
- the rplU gene encoding 50S ribosomal protein L21, translating into MFAVVKTGGKQYRVAKDDVIRVEKLDAEAGETVILDEVLMVSDENGAKTGTPLLEGAAVEAEVVEQTRNKKIIIYKKKRRQNYRRKKGHRQQVTVLKVVDISLDGSKKKAKAPAKAKTEAAPAAAEAKEAKKAAPKKAAAKKTAKKTAAKKAAAKKSDAE
- a CDS encoding SRPBCC domain-containing protein, producing the protein MTDKDTEMRTVVVERDFAHPPEKVWRALTQPHLIAEWLVQNDFLPEVGHRFSARFDWGAVDCRVLEIEPPTILSYTWASGELDSTVTWYLSATETGTRLLMEQTGFGRDKGQARFYHGARAGWPRFLDAMEALLTRLEAQPPT
- a CDS encoding metalloregulator ArsR/SmtB family transcription factor, whose protein sequence is MTQPHDMLFRALSDPTRRAIFEDLCRDGEMTVSALTERAGISQPAVSKHLGMLKQAGLVRDRPSGRRTHYSAQLEALAPLTDWTEQMRGFWDQRLDALDALLNRMDQ
- a CDS encoding group III truncated hemoglobin — encoded protein: MEAQHKEPVPNAGSRAGIDEALIERVVRAFYDRIRADALLGPVFEDRITDWEPHLQRMFAFWSSVTLMSGRYSGQPMAKHAFLPVDARHFDRWLQLFGETVRELCPPAAAEIFEDRAGRIAASLELGISMQCGKMLRKGERLRRPDDEVHLPSAQIP
- a CDS encoding histidinol-phosphate transaminase → MPPRPVASIASLPILPIGDSGADGVSRIVGLANNENAERPSPAVLAAIAEGGRHANRYPDVGQTALREAIARRYGGLNPDRIVCGVGSSDLIALLAQCYCGTGDETLIGRQGYLYFAIATRAAGGTPALAGSDVIGNRPGFDPDAILAAVTPRTRIVFLDNPSNPLGTIVDRNELHAFRAALREDILLVLDAAYADYVIDPDFDAGDSLVDQGDNTVVLRTFSKIYGLAGLRVGWAHASAGIAQTLRRIIRPGSIASPSLAAAVTAVGEAELIAARRQRNADIRDRFAAELSALPGVSVLPSHTNFVFTTFHETARHPAAAVCDMAKAEGVLLRPMGPYGQPNSLRITIGTAEDMEIATQVLRGILT
- a CDS encoding FAD-dependent oxidoreductase, coding for MTIRLASDANPAVTVPIVIVGAGACGLVAALRAVEAGGEVLVLERDAVPSGSTALSSGMIPAAGTVRQKARGVTDSAEGFAGDIQGKSKGRSDPVILKAVTEASGRTVDWLNGMPEIDLQLVEGFLYPGHSVMRMHAPPDRTGRSLIGMLHAAATARQIDIMTGATVTDLYARDDGHVTGVRIVRPDGTAEDIGCEALILACNGFGGNPDMVAEHIPEMSSADYFGHPGNQGDAVTWGLTLGGEAKHMSAYQGHGSVATPHGILITWALMMEGGIQVNAAGHRFSNEHAGYSEQAVSVLAQPGGVAWNIYDARRHQLGLDFDDYRAALAQGAVREADDIAGLAETIGVPVEALRRSVAETAQPGPDRFGRRMGLQAPLEAPFYAVKVTGALFHTQGGLRVDANGRVLRRGTDRPIGNLYAGGGAACGVSGPFVDGYLSGNGLLTAVTLGNLAGSHAARSR